A single Dermacentor albipictus isolate Rhodes 1998 colony chromosome 3, USDA_Dalb.pri_finalv2, whole genome shotgun sequence DNA region contains:
- the LOC135903307 gene encoding ankyrin repeat domain-containing protein 65-like: MPTAPCLQTLQRELADSIIRLAPLDELRILLACGARVNEPVTQGLRPLHYAAYQQYDEAVQLLLVRGCDVDAMDDVGYTALHLCAERGFLHTAETLVRQGGARVCFTNTTKPMLGNPPRATLADEPLRLAVKNGHYECADMLLRHGANPNARYFLGAEINLVGPLNVSFLELLLRYGAEPDARDRGGLTPLMKAARHPHGLEAVQLLLKYGANVNAMAPERHDRRTVLHYAVLSGNLSIVRLLLDNGAKARMEAGYRHPSPLDFAILRGDLAAVRLLLDAGADVNAGSPIVGSPLHLALSERCRDREALVRLLLERGADPNGLTYASESGDRGAPLVQPPLGEYLCGQEEEPRGELVRLLLRYGARVVLRPQAKDPLGILRAVRGLRGEALDAVLEAAEACPRAAVERSLLLLGPEAKQGLVALAARPQPLKHQARLCVRRMLGVVGPELVKQVLSLDVLPSVLRRYLLYEL, translated from the coding sequence ATGCCGACGGCACCCTGTCTCCAGACGCTTCAGCGGGAGCTGGCCGATTCCATCATTCGGCTAGCGCCACTCGACGAGCTGCGAATTCTGCTTGCCTGCGGTGCCCGCGTCAACGAGCCGGTCACTCAGGGGCTGCGACCGTTGCACTATGCGGCCTACCAGCAATACGACGAGGCCGTGCAGCTGCTGTTGGTGCGCGGATGCGACGTGGACGCGATGGACGACGTTGGCTACACCGCACTGCACCTGTGCGCCGAGCGGGGCTTCCTGCACACGGCCGAGACGCTGGTGCGTCAGGGCGGAGCGCGCGTCTGCTTCACCAACACCACCAAGCCGATGCTGGGCAACCCTCCCAGGGCCACGCTGGCCGACGAGCCGCTGCGGCTGGCCGTCAAGAACGGACACTACGAGTGCGCCGACATGCTGCTACGCCACGGAGCCAACCCAAACGCGCGCTACTTCCTCGGCGCTGAGATCAACCTGGTGGGTCCCCTAAACGTGTCCTTCCTGGAGCTACTGTTGCGCTACGGTGCCGAGCCGGACGCCCGCGACCGCGGCGGCCTCACGCCCCTCATGAAAGCCGCCCGACACCCACACGGGCTCGAGGCCGTGCAGCTGCTACTCAAGTACGGCGCCAACGTGAACGCCATGGCGCCTGAACGCCACGATCGCCGCACGGTTCTGCACTACGCCGTGCTCTCCGGCAACCTGTCCATCGTGCGGCTGCTGCTCGACAACGGTGCCAAGGCGCGCATGGAAGCCGGCTACAGGCATCCGAGCCCTCTGGACTTCGCCATCTTGCGCGGCGACCTGGCGGCTGTCCGGTTGCTCCTGGACGCAGGCGCCGACGTGAACGCCGGCTCGCCGATCGTCGGTTCGCCGCTGCACCTGGCGCTGTCCGAGCGCTGTCGGGACCGGGAAGCGCTGGTGCGGCTACTGCTCGAGCGAGGCGCCGACCCCAACGGCCTGACGTACGCGTCCGAGTCCGGCGACAGGGGCGCGCCCCTGGTGCAACCCCCGCTGGGCGAGTACCTGTGCGGCCAGGAGGAAGAGCCTCGCGGCGAGCTCGTCCGGCTGCTGCTGCGCTACGGCGCGCGCGTGGTGCTGCGGCCCCAGGCCAAGGACCCGCTGGGCATTCTGCGCGCCGTGCGCGGGCTACGcggcgaggcactggacgccgtGCTCGAAGCCGCCGAGGCGTGCCCGCGCGCCGCAGTCGAACGCTCGCTGCTGTTGCTAGGACCCGAAGCCAAGCAAGGTCTGGTGGCGCTCGCCGCCCGGCCTCAGCCGCTCAAGCACCAGGCCAGACTGTGTGTGCGCAGGATGCTCGGTGTGGTGGGACCCGAACTCGTCAAGCAGGTGCTCTCGCTCGACGTGCTGCCCAGCGTGCTGCGGCGGTATCTGCTCTACGAGCTGTGA